In Silurus meridionalis isolate SWU-2019-XX chromosome 7, ASM1480568v1, whole genome shotgun sequence, the genomic stretch ACCAGAAATTGCCACTGGTAACAAAACTACCCTAAGTGTTAAGTAGACTAAGGTCATGTTTGGAATGAAACCGACCAATCGTGGGGCACAAAGGTGTTACAGTGATATTACCTCACGCTCGCTTTGGCGTGTTTGGAATCGGACATAAGGAcgctatatttttttaaatatgttctaAATGCAACTTAAATGAagaagtttttaatactctaattaacatgtCCACTGACAAATATGgagctttatgcaaatgtatgttaatttacAGTGAAACCAAAGtcatgatggtgttttaaatgacgtaaatcatcaggacaccaaacggaacttttgctatgtttccacacggacggttttaattgccggatgtgcacATCGTGGCGGATTCAGGTGCtcaattttaaacttttttgttttatccgAGCAAAGACAGGACGTTGTGACTAAacatgtgttgtgttgaaggtttttatttcGTATTAATCGCACAAAATCGCACTCCTGGATTGATTTCAGGAAATGTGaatcttacaaacacacacacacacacacacacacacacacacacacacacacacacacaatgactcATGTTTATTTAGAGTGCACGTGTAGCTCTCTCCAGTTCTGGGCTGTTTAttggactttttattttttatttattaaggacACATCGCCATCTAGTGGGCGTGTGTGGTAATGACGTAGAATGGCTTTACTTTCGTTTTCCTGTAGACTTCCTAGATCTgggtctgggtgtgtgtgtgtgtgtgtgtgtgtgtgtggggtgtgtgtgagtgagattgACATTTCCTGAAATCTATTAAAGAGGAAGAGTTTGTGTGATTAATACGAAGGAAAAGAGATGGCAAAAAACCCGGAAGAGAGTGTCAACATGAAAAGGTGAGGCTTCTCCCTCTTCAACTACTGATGCTGATTCAATCCTGAACAAATCggttgatttatttgtttatttatttgttgttttttttttatcgaatCGTACTCGTTAAAACCCAAAATCGTATTTCCAATGTAAAGCGCGTGACTGATTTGCTGGCATGTGATTGGTTGGATCTCCTGCGAAACAACTTTTCCCTAAATAGTAGTCAGAAATATAATATTTCTTgtttatgtacatgtaattGAGCTCCACATTTGTTTTGTACAGGACCAGTGTGAATGACAGAACCTCCAGTGGTTAGAAACTGCTCACTATGAGCCTCTTCCTGTTCTCTTGTTTTTGGTggtgttccaaaaaaaaatggctACTACCCTGATCGACTCTCCCATGTGCAAGAGATCAGTGAGCTCAGTGGGACTTCctagtaaaaataaagaaagaaacaaaagaaagaaacaatccTTCATAGGCAGGTagggggaaaagaaaaggaagaaatgaaGTTAAGTTGGTAGAAAGGAATGGAGTACGGAAGGTAGGAATAAAAGTAGCTAgatagaaaggaagaaaggaaggagagTAGGAAAGAAATTATGTAGATAGGTAGGAAAGATGGAAGGACAGTGGGTATAAATGtatgaaggaaggaaaggaggGTAGGTAGGAAAAAAGGATTACATTTAGGTAGAAAAAGAAGACCGTGGGTAGGTACgaaagaaggaaggaggaaggtaGGTAGGAAAGGGGAAGGTAAGAAGGAGGAGGGTAGGTATGAAAGAAGGAAGGACAATGGGTAGgtagaaaggaaggaaggaaggaaggagggtaGTTAGGATAGAAAGAAGAGAGTGGGAAGTAAGAATGAAGGGTATGTAGGATGAAAAGTAAAGAGGgggtaggaaggaaggaagaagggtATGTAGGATGAAAAGAAGAGAGGGGTAGGAAGGTAGGTAGGATGGAAAGAAGAGAGAGgggtaggaaggaaggaaggaaggaaggaaagtaggtaagataaaaagaagagaggggtaggaaggaaggaaagtagGTAGGATAAAAAAGAGAGGGGTAGGAAGGAAGAAGGGTGGGTaggatggaaagaaaagaggggtaccaaggaaggaaggaaggaaggagggtaGGAGCAAAAGGGGTTGGGTATGTAGGTAGgtaggaaagaaggaaggaaaggggtaggtaggtagaaaaggaggagggtaggtaggtaggtaggaaggaaggaagaaaagaaagagagtagGTAGGTAGGAAAGAAGGATGAGAATAAGGTAGGAATGAAAGTAGGTACTGTAGGTAGAAGGGATGGGAAAAATTAAGTAGGTATGAAGGAATAAAGGAAGGTAGTTAGGAAGGAAgtaaggaagaaaggaaggtagGTAGCTTGAAAAGAAGGTAGGTTGGtagaaagaaaagagggaaggaaggaaggaaggaaggaatgtaGAGCTATCATTATTTTacatacaagtaaaaaaatatatatacaatgagAGAAGAAAATCAGTCTGATACTGAGAATAATGAGTTCAGAGAGCAACAGTTCAATGTGATCTTAAAACTAGCAACATTCTCTGGTATGTATTTTAAGtaaatttcaagttttttttattcacaatctgCACGTTTGCATTCATTTTGCCTTCTGGAAGCGGAACATCAAGTATTAAGTCATATGAGAATATTGAAACGTTATATGTTAATTAACAACTCGaataatttttgtttagtttgtaAGCAATGACTGTATATAACTGGTATAAGCCCTGCCCCCACTAGAGGATCGTGCCGGAATAATTATTTTACTCTATCTTAATATAAACACACTGTTGCAACGGAGTTCCTTAATTTCAGTTTCCGACCAACAAATATACTCAAAGGAAATGAATTCataaaattcttttttattcttcacgTTAACAGTAACATTGCGTGTTACTACGTTTCTATTAGAAAGCCGTGTCAAATGTTATTCGTAAGCCACTCATCCTAAACTCAGCGAACGATAAAAAGCCCCGCCTTCTTTTACTTGATTGACCGTCTCAAACATTTCCCAATAATGTAACAATCTCAAAAATGTTACACATTGTCTCCCTTACGATATACAAACATCCGGTGCAAACATCAAGTGGGGGAGGGACTTATTACAGCACCTTTTCTCTCATTGGCTAGTGGATCGAAATTTGGATTGTTAGCTCCTGGAAGTAGAGACTTTTAGAAACAATGATTAGCAAAAAGATAAAATGTATGATTtaacatatgtttttttgttttgaataaacactaataggcagtgtatatatatatatatatatatatatatatatatatatatatatatatatatatatatatatacagtacagaccaaaagtttggacacaccttctcatagagttcagagttttctttattttcatgactatgaaaattgtagaatcacactgaaggcatcaagggctatttgaccaagaaggagagtgatgtggatgacctggcctccacagtcaccggacctgaacccaatcgagatggtttaggggtgagctggaccgcagagtgaaggcaaaagggccaacaagtgccaagcatctctcggggaactccttcaagactgttggaagaccatttcaggtgactacctcttgaagctcatcaagagaatgccaagagtgtgcaaagcagtaatcaaagcaaaaggtggctactttgaagaaccagaatatatatatatatatatatatatatatatatatatatatatatatatatatatatatatatatataattataatttttaagcACCTTGCATTTGCAAATTATGTCGCAATGTTGGAGTTAAACAATCAGCACGGCTTGGAGACTGTTGGACCCCGTGACCGGCgaataatttatacatttagctAGCTGCTTAGACACTTTCTCATGTGAAATGGCAGACACTGAGAATGTTGACCTGATTTTAGGGTGGAAAAGGTCTTTCAATGCTTGTACTTATGAGGAAAGACTGAAATTAAACATTCAGAACAGAGACAGAATTCATTACGAACTCAAGGAACAGTAAAATCGATCGGTTGTGTTCGCTATTTTCATGGACACGGTTATTTTTAATGCCATTCACTGGGGTCTCAGTATAAATTATTACtcagaattatattaattatagctCTCTTTTCCAGTCCTGCGACTGTCGCTCACTACAAGGCCGGCATGGTGCTGAGCGGCGTGGGGGATGCCCTCGGTTTCCGCTGGGAGTTTGTTTATTCCGGACCACGAATCCAAAAGGTATTTGTATATATGATTACTACTAATGTCCTGCTTCTTAAATTCGTTATATagtctataaaatattacttgtATACTAGGATTATTCCCAGTAAatataattcattactgtacttaagtactttTTTGCGTatctttactgaagtatttccattcggggagactttaactacacacagagaactgtgtttccccacggaccattattaccgacgcaccacccgctaaactctggagcgttCTGTACAGGTAAAAACACGCTGCAGAATGAAGAAATGGAGGGGTGAGAAGAAGATTCATATCGAAACCCGTTTCCACCACATAAAGTTTGCCTAATTTCACCTTCTTTTTTATCGCAATCCTGACTTGTTTATAGCCAATCTGGCAgctcctctgtagtgccagaaagcgttggagattgaaaatgaaatgggctACAGTCAGAATCACATCAAACGAAGCCTCACATTCCTGGAAAGACTCTCTAATAACCAAGTCTACGGTAAATATagtcagagtaaaaaaaaagtcagaattgcgagaaaaaaacaacggtaaactttataaaatatatatatatatatatatatatatatatatatatatatatatatatatatatatatatatatatatatatatacagaccaaaagtttggacacaccttctcattcaaagagttttctttattttcatgactatgaaaattgtagagtcacactgaaggcatcaagggctatttgagcaagaaggagagtgatggggtgctgcgccagatgacctggcctccacagtcaccggacctgaacccaatcgagatggtttagggtgagctggaccgcagagtgaaggcaaaagggccaacaagtgccaagcatctctcagggaactccttcaagactgttggaagaccatttcgggtgactacctcttgaagctcatcaagagaatgccaagagtgtgcaaagcagtaatcaaagcaaaaggtggctactttgaagaacctagaatatgacatttttcagttgtttcacacttttttgttatgtatataattccacatgtgttaattcatagttttgatgccttcagtgtgaatctacaattttcatagtcatgaaaataaagaatactctttgaatgagaaggtgtgtccaaacttttggtctgtactgtatatatatatatatatataatataaagtttaCCGTtgtttttttctcgcaattctgactttttttttactctgactATATTTACCGTAGACTTGGTTATTAGAGAGACTTTCCAGGAATGTGAGGCTTCGTTTGATGTGATTCTGACTGTAgcccattttattttcaatctccaacgtatatatatatatggctttcATAcaattcaggccaaagaaaacgacGAAAAGTTTCCTAAAACGTAAAGAAAACattgtacttttaaaaaaaaagtaatctgaaatgtattttatatatatatatatatatatatatatatatatatatatatatatatatatatatatatatgtatgtgaattttgatgtaatataaaaattaaatgcactaataaattttcacagatattcctgtatgcaatttcagcattaaagtgttcataaaaaaaatttaaataaaaaaaatccactaatTTTCACTAATGACTTTTttaaggaataaatgataaaagaaactccagactcgaactcgccacaacacctgtgaccctattttcatattttgtgtAGAAGTTGAAAGGTTGTAAATGTTAGCTGGTTACGGTGTGGAAGGGAAGGTTTGAACTGACGTCCTCAAACTGACATCTTTGGAAGAAACTTTTATACCTACTGACTGATCCCCAAACCTCCTCACCaaacatcagttcctgactagTGTTCTTGTGATATGAGTATGAGTGATGGTCCTTTTACCTTCGGCCGTGTAGTGTATATCGAAGCCGTTCTTGGACCTGAGGTGCTCTTTAAATGACGTTTGTGAAAGTCGTGATAAACCATGATTTCTTGTTTATCAAGTACGCTGCCAAAGAATAACACATTCCCATCTTTCGATTTTGTAGGAGGTTCAGAGTCTTGGTGGATTGGAGAACATCAATGTTAGTCTTCCTGATTGGCGGGTCAGCGATGACACCGTGCTGCACTTGGCAACTGCTGAAGCTTTAATCACAGGTTCTTCCTTTTGGTACCgcatcaactttttttttccaaagataTGCCTGAAGCCAACATGTTCTGTTGTTGTCTCATAGGTAAGGAAGACGTGGAGCTGCTGCATGAGGTGGCTTCCCATTACAAAAAGGCTATGAAGGATATGTATGAGAGGGCTCCAGGAATGTCGACCATCCATGGTAAAGATAAGGCATGGATTTCTTCTATAAAGTTCACAACAATTCTTTTTCCGTAATACTTCTGATGCTCCATTATAGGTGTGGACTGCTTAAAGCCAGGATCTCCAGAAGGCTACAGAATACCTTACGATCGAACAAGTGGAGGTTGTGGAGCTGCCATGAGGGCAATGTGTATTGGACTGAGGTTTGaatcaataataatatactgcatactgtgaaaaaaaaacatttttcattagaaaaaaagaaaaccaaaatttCTTTGCACCAGATACCCACGACCAGACCAGCTGTCCTCATTGGTCACTGTTGCTATCGAGACTGGAAGAATGACCCACACTCATCCAACTGGATTCCTTGGGGGTGTGGCTTCTGCATTGTTTGCAGCCTATGCCATTCAGCGACGTCCAATCACGACTTGGGGGATGGGCTTACTGAAGGAGGCTTGTCCAATTGCAAAGGATTTTGTGAGGTCAGCCGGATACGCCGTTAATGAGACTGAAAGAGACTGGGAATACTTTACTAGAAAGTGGACAGAGTAAGATTCCTCGCCTAAAggatttcaaatatttaaaccaaCATGATATAAATTAATGTCAATTCAAGAATTCTTACATTCTTTCATCAGTTATCTTGAGAAAAGGGGTTTGTCATCAGGAACTGGTCCAGCGATCTTTCCTGAGCCGTACGGACCTGAAGAACGTGACGAGGCATACAAAAGTTTCAGCTGGTCCGGATGGGGTGGTAGCAGTGGTCATGATGCCCCGATGATAGCGCTGGATGCCCTCCTGGGGGCGGGATCAAACTGGGAGGAGCTAATGAGCCGAGCAGGATTCCATGGAGGTCAGGAACTTCTCTTGTGCTCGACTATagaatatatagaaaatatatacatgGAATATGCAT encodes the following:
- the LOC124388883 gene encoding protein ADP-ribosylarginine hydrolase-like isoform X1 encodes the protein MAKNPEESVNMKSPATVAHYKAGMVLSGVGDALGFRWEFVYSGPRIQKEVQSLGGLENINVSLPDWRVSDDTVLHLATAEALITGKEDVELLHEVASHYKKAMKDMYERAPGMSTIHGVDCLKPGSPEGYRIPYDRTSGGCGAAMRAMCIGLRYPRPDQLSSLVTVAIETGRMTHTHPTGFLGGVASALFAAYAIQRRPITTWGMGLLKEACPIAKDFVRSAGYAVNETERDWEYFTRKWTDYLEKRGLSSGTGPAIFPEPYGPEERDEAYKSFSWSGWGGSSGHDAPMIALDALLGAGSNWEELMSRAGFHGGDSDSTAVIACCCWGLLYGMKGVPKCNYANLEYRDRLEKSAEKLYALSH
- the LOC124388883 gene encoding protein ADP-ribosylarginine hydrolase-like isoform X2; this translates as MVLSGVGDALGFRWEFVYSGPRIQKEVQSLGGLENINVSLPDWRVSDDTVLHLATAEALITGKEDVELLHEVASHYKKAMKDMYERAPGMSTIHGVDCLKPGSPEGYRIPYDRTSGGCGAAMRAMCIGLRYPRPDQLSSLVTVAIETGRMTHTHPTGFLGGVASALFAAYAIQRRPITTWGMGLLKEACPIAKDFVRSAGYAVNETERDWEYFTRKWTDYLEKRGLSSGTGPAIFPEPYGPEERDEAYKSFSWSGWGGSSGHDAPMIALDALLGAGSNWEELMSRAGFHGGDSDSTAVIACCCWGLLYGMKGVPKCNYANLEYRDRLEKSAEKLYALSH